CAAGAGCGCCGAGGAGCCCCTTTCGGAAGAATCCTCCGGTAGCCGTTCCAGGTCCTGGACGCTGACGATCCTGGCGGTGCTGATGCTGATGGCGGCGGCCGGAGCGGGAGGCTTCTTCCTCGCTCGCCGGGGCCGGAGCCGAGACACCGGCGGTGAGCCCCATCCCGGAAGGAGCTCAGAGAAGCACAGCTCTAGGACCTCCAGGGTCGAGGCGCCCAGCCTGCGGCAACGGCTGGCGGAGCTGAAGAGCGCCACCGCCCAGGCCTCCGATGCCGCTGCGGCCCAGGCCATGGAACGTTATCTCCGCTCCCTCCTCGCCCTGCGCTGGCCCGAGATCGAAGAGCTCAAAGCATCCCGGTGGGCCCCCTGGCTGCGCCGTCACAATCACGGCCGCCACGGCCTCGCCGACACGGCCGACGACGTACAGCGCCTGGTGGAGGATCTGGACTTCCTCCGCCGCGCCCCCCAGCTCTCCGACAACGCCGCCCTGCGCGCCGACCTGCTGCGCCGCTGCCGCACCCTGGGCCGGCAGCTGAGCCGCTGAGCCCGCCATTCCTTGGCCCCAGCCGGCGGCTCTGATATCTTGAGCGCTCAACCTTGACTTTTTGAGAACCGTGGCTCAACAACCCGAAGCTCCTCTGCCAGCCCCCGCGAACGCTGCCATGGTGGACGATGACGCCGCCTCCAGCTTCCATTGCCTGGAGCTGATCCGCCTGGAGAACTTCCTCCACCGGCGGCGAGCTCGCCCCAGTTTTCCCCTCGAGCTCAACTTGGCGGAGAACCTGGTGGAGGTGCTGCGCAAGGCCAACGAGTTCGTACCCTCCGCCGCCGGCTCCATCCTGCTGGACGACCCGGTGGGCAAATCCAAGGACCGCACCCAGGGGCAGCTCACCTTCATCGCCGCCTTCGGCGAGAAGTCCGAAGGTCTGGTGGGCACCTCCATCCCGGTCACCGAGGGCATCGCCGGCCACGTCTACGTCACCGGCAAGACCTACACCACCGGTGAGGTGCGCTCGGATCCCTACTTCTACTCCGCCGTCGACGAGGTCACCAGCTACACCACCGAATCCCTCATCGCCGTGCCCATCCGCATCGAGCAGGAAGTCTGCGGTGTCCTCGAGCTGATCAACCGCCGCGGCATGGATCACTTCAACGACACCGACCGCAACCTGCTGGAAATCTTCGCGGGCTATATCTCCATCTCGATCCAGAACGTCCTCGACGGGCGGCAGGCGCAGGAGATCGCCAAACGCGACAACCTCACCGGCCTGTTCAACGACCGCTACCTGCACATCGCCCTCTCCCAGGCGATCCTGGAGTGCTCCAAACCCGAACGGGACCTGGCGGTCCTGTTCATCGACCTCGACTACTTCAAACGCGTCAACGACACCCACGGCCACCTCGCCGGCAGCCAGGTGCTGCGGGAATTCGGCGCCATGCTGCGCTCCATCGTTCCCGATGACAAAGCCATCGCCGCGCGCTACGGCGGGGACGAATTCGTCCTGGTCTTCCCCGACACCGACATCGACGGAGCCGTCGACGTGGCGGAGCAGATCCGCACCCTGGTTCCCGCCAAGGCTTTTTGTAGCGTCGAAGGGGAAATCCAGAGCGAGCCCCTCAACCTCCGCGGGCTCACCTGTTCCATCGGTATCGCCACCATGGGCCGGCACATCACGGAAGACACCGACACGGAACAGCGCAAGAGCACTCTGCTGCGGCTAGCGGACGCCGCCATGTACGTGGCCAAGGAAACCGGCCGCAACCGCACCGCCGTCGCCGGCCAGCCGGTCCGCCGACGCTGAGCCCGTACCACCTCGCCTCTCCGGGAATGAAATCGCCTTGGATGGGGTTTTGCCCAGTGGTATCATGCTGCAATGACATTCTCCCAGGTTTTTACTTGCTGCTAAGGAGCTTCTCCATGTCCCGCACCCATCCGCCCAAAGCTCACCGACTCCTGCCGCTCCTCGCCCTCGCCCTACTGCTGCCCCTCCTGCTGCCGGCGGCCCCTGCCGAAGCCACCACCTACCAGTGGATCGCCGACGAGGCGTTGGTCGATGCCACTCCCCTCATCGCCGAGGTCGAGGTGCTGTCAGTGGAAGGAGCGCCCGGCGGCGAGCGGCCCGCAACCGACTACCTGGTGGAAGTGCAGAGCCTGATCAAGGGTAGCGCTCCCGGCAGCGTGCTGGTGGTTCGGGTCCCCGGCGGCGTCGGCGCCAGCGGCCTGGAGCTGAAGATCTGGGGAGCTCCGAGCTTTCGCACCGGCGACCGGGCGCTCCTCTTCCTGGCTCCGCGGCAGGACGGCACCTTCGGCATTCGGCACCTGATGCTGGGCACTTTCCGCTCCTACCGCTCCCACGGCTTCGACCTCGCCCTGCGGGACCTGTCGGAAGCGGTGGAGATCGCGGCCCCGGGGCAGGCGCCCCAGGCCGGCCAACGGGTGCGGGATTACGACGTCTTCGTCGAATGGCTGCGGGACCGCGGCACCGGCGTCCAGCGGCAGGCGGACTATTTCGTCCAGCTCCCCGAGCCCCAGATCCAGAGCATTCAGGACGAATTCACCCTCTTCACCAACGGTGGGCGCAACATGCGCTGGTTCGACTTCGACGCCGGCCGGTCGGTGCAATGGTTCTCTCACACTACGGGCCAGCAGGGCCCCTCCGGTGGCGGTGTCGCTCAGGTGCGCAACGCCCTGGGCATCTGGAGCCGAGCTTCCGGCTCGAATATCAACCTGGAATACGCCGGCACCACCGGCGCCACCGGCGGTCTCCAGGACTTCGACAACATCAACACCGTCCTGTTCAACGATCCCAACAGCGAGGTGGACGGCAACTGTATCGGCGGCGGCGTCCTGGCCATCGGCGGCCCGTGGTTCGATCC
This genomic stretch from Acidobacteriota bacterium harbors:
- a CDS encoding sensor domain-containing diguanylate cyclase, yielding MAQQPEAPLPAPANAAMVDDDAASSFHCLELIRLENFLHRRRARPSFPLELNLAENLVEVLRKANEFVPSAAGSILLDDPVGKSKDRTQGQLTFIAAFGEKSEGLVGTSIPVTEGIAGHVYVTGKTYTTGEVRSDPYFYSAVDEVTSYTTESLIAVPIRIEQEVCGVLELINRRGMDHFNDTDRNLLEIFAGYISISIQNVLDGRQAQEIAKRDNLTGLFNDRYLHIALSQAILECSKPERDLAVLFIDLDYFKRVNDTHGHLAGSQVLREFGAMLRSIVPDDKAIAARYGGDEFVLVFPDTDIDGAVDVAEQIRTLVPAKAFCSVEGEIQSEPLNLRGLTCSIGIATMGRHITEDTDTEQRKSTLLRLADAAMYVAKETGRNRTAVAGQPVRRR